One Ardenticatenales bacterium DNA segment encodes these proteins:
- a CDS encoding amino acid adenylation domain-containing protein — protein sequence MLSPTTQGFRLSPQQKQIWLWQEETESIFGAACLATLTGKLDATALRLALADLVAEFEILRTTFPVPPGLAQPLQSVAAAASPAWQEVDLTDLPAAAQEEAIRLHLDAPLIVDWAAGPLLQATLFCSGEEEYALALKLPALLADTVSLRNMLTYLGHNYERRRTGQPPTAAAFQYADVAAIFNDLLASDDTASGRAYWEKQTIPQHRLPFMAAVVAAGPFAPRAHTWTIPVELTRHLEQIAADHDTLLPVVLLTAWQLLLARLSGVWEMAVGTAYDGRGYEGLGEALGLFERYLPLTTTWTPETPFAGLLALTNERVIEAFDWQDYADLSPLPYQFAWEEGATVETYAGITFTPRTFASQVSHFQLKLIARPEHNPPQGGDTLQFTLWLDPKTINTAYAALLADQVTTLLQGIAANPAAVVSRLPLLSPAERQRLVVAFNDTTRPRANDTFLDLFAHQVRRQPDAPAVRYLEQTLTYAELDARANQLAHYLQSLGVRPDSCVGPTVVGPTVVGPTVVGLCLLRSLDLIVGIVGILKAGGAFLPLDPIYPPERTAFILSQAQAEIVVTQAKLAAVLADAAATGIMPASCQIVSLDAHQEKLSQLPVTDPETLITPRDLAYVLYTSGSTGRPKGAMICHASLANLAAALDEAIYKPYTRHLGDRPLRVSLNAPFVFDGSVKQWVQLANGHTICIIPEEARINPPRFLQLMNTYQLDVLDTTPSLLKQLLSAGLLTQTAPALVLIGGEAIDDQTWIQLAGSEQIRFVNVYGPTEATVNATACAVRDVPDHPALGRPLANVQVYLLDETMQPVPTGAIGEIYIGGAGVARGYLAQPKLTAQRFVPNPFHPDPRDRLYRTGDLGQWDAAGHLLYMGRTDHQVKLHGVRIEMGEIESTLRRHPQVRDALALLHTTGSDDYLVAYVVADSDAHSNDDAELTQELRQFLRRSLPEYMLPRYILRLPHIPLTPTGKVDRQALPAPHTHSVAAAVYVAPRNDVERTIIEIWQDVLGVDKIGINDNFFDLGGHSLLLVNVYDKLQAAFQKSFPLVEMYRYATVLALTTYLSGSDTDDGHGSQVQDRASRQKEALRRQQQLAQKRTQRGR from the coding sequence GATATGGCTGTGGCAGGAAGAGACCGAATCGATTTTTGGAGCTGCCTGCCTGGCGACATTGACCGGGAAGTTGGATGCAACCGCGCTCCGTCTGGCCCTGGCCGACCTGGTCGCTGAATTTGAAATCCTCCGCACCACCTTTCCTGTGCCGCCTGGTCTCGCGCAGCCACTACAATCGGTGGCTGCTGCCGCTTCTCCGGCCTGGCAGGAAGTTGATCTCACCGATTTGCCGGCAGCCGCGCAAGAGGAAGCGATCCGTCTCCACCTGGATGCGCCCTTGATAGTGGATTGGGCCGCCGGGCCGCTGCTGCAAGCGACGCTGTTTTGTTCGGGAGAGGAGGAATACGCACTGGCATTAAAGCTGCCGGCGCTTCTGGCTGATACCGTCAGCCTGCGCAACATGCTCACCTATTTGGGGCACAACTACGAGCGCCGCCGCACTGGCCAGCCGCCCACTGCCGCCGCCTTCCAATACGCCGACGTTGCCGCCATTTTCAATGACCTGCTGGCCTCGGATGACACCGCCAGTGGCCGCGCCTATTGGGAAAAACAAACCATTCCCCAGCATCGCCTGCCCTTTATGGCCGCTGTCGTAGCTGCCGGTCCGTTTGCCCCGCGGGCGCATACCTGGACTATTCCCGTCGAATTGACCCGCCATCTGGAGCAAATCGCCGCTGACCATGACACGTTGCTCCCCGTCGTTCTCCTGACTGCCTGGCAGCTTTTGCTGGCGCGGTTGAGTGGGGTATGGGAAATGGCCGTGGGGACGGCCTACGATGGCCGCGGCTATGAGGGGTTAGGCGAAGCGCTAGGGCTGTTTGAGCGTTATCTGCCCTTAACCACCACCTGGACGCCGGAAACGCCCTTCGCCGGGCTACTGGCTCTAACCAATGAGCGCGTCATCGAAGCCTTTGATTGGCAGGATTACGCTGACCTGTCGCCGCTGCCTTACCAGTTTGCCTGGGAAGAAGGTGCCACGGTGGAGACATATGCCGGCATAACCTTCACCCCACGCACATTTGCCAGCCAGGTCAGCCACTTCCAACTCAAACTGATCGCCCGGCCAGAGCACAACCCGCCGCAGGGCGGTGACACACTCCAATTCACTCTGTGGCTTGACCCCAAAACCATCAATACCGCCTATGCCGCGCTCCTGGCGGATCAGGTGACCACCCTGCTGCAAGGCATCGCCGCCAACCCGGCTGCCGTTGTCTCCCGGCTACCGCTGCTCAGCCCCGCCGAACGACAGCGGCTGGTCGTAGCGTTCAACGATACAACCCGGCCTCGTGCCAACGACACCTTTCTGGACCTGTTTGCCCATCAGGTGCGACGGCAGCCGGACGCGCCCGCCGTGCGTTACCTGGAGCAAACGCTGACATATGCCGAATTGGACGCGCGCGCCAACCAATTGGCCCACTACCTGCAATCATTGGGTGTGCGCCCCGACAGTTGCGTTGGCCCGACAGTTGTTGGCCCGACAGTTGTCGGCCCGACAGTTGTCGGCCTTTGCCTGCTGCGCTCGTTGGACCTGATAGTTGGCATCGTCGGGATTTTGAAAGCGGGCGGCGCATTTTTGCCCCTGGACCCCATATACCCCCCGGAGCGCACCGCCTTTATCCTGTCTCAGGCGCAGGCGGAGATCGTTGTCACGCAAGCAAAACTGGCGGCGGTGCTGGCGGACGCCGCCGCGACGGGCATCATGCCGGCATCTTGCCAGATTGTCTCCCTGGACGCTCACCAGGAAAAACTCTCCCAGCTTCCCGTAACCGATCCAGAAACCCTTATCACCCCTCGGGACCTGGCTTACGTCCTCTACACATCCGGCTCCACGGGGCGGCCCAAAGGCGCCATGATCTGTCATGCTTCCCTGGCAAACCTGGCAGCCGCCCTCGACGAAGCCATCTACAAGCCCTATACGCGGCACTTAGGCGACAGACCCCTACGTGTCAGCCTCAACGCCCCCTTCGTCTTTGACGGTTCCGTCAAACAGTGGGTGCAACTGGCCAATGGACACACCATCTGCATCATTCCTGAAGAAGCGCGCATCAATCCGCCCCGCTTTCTTCAACTCATGAACACCTACCAACTGGATGTTCTGGACACCACCCCTTCCCTGCTGAAGCAACTCCTCTCCGCCGGCTTGCTCACGCAAACAGCCCCTGCCCTCGTCCTCATTGGGGGCGAGGCCATTGACGACCAAACCTGGATACAACTTGCCGGCAGCGAACAAATCCGGTTTGTGAACGTCTACGGCCCCACCGAAGCCACTGTCAACGCGACCGCCTGCGCTGTGCGCGACGTCCCTGACCATCCGGCACTAGGCCGCCCCCTGGCCAACGTTCAGGTCTACCTCCTTGATGAGACCATGCAGCCGGTACCAACCGGCGCCATTGGCGAAATCTACATCGGCGGCGCTGGCGTTGCCCGTGGTTATCTGGCACAGCCCAAACTGACGGCGCAGCGATTTGTTCCCAACCCATTCCACCCCGATCCGCGGGACCGTCTGTACCGCACCGGCGATTTGGGACAATGGGACGCGGCCGGGCATTTGCTCTATATGGGACGGACCGACCATCAGGTCAAACTGCACGGCGTGCGTATTGAAATGGGCGAGATTGAATCCACCCTGCGCCGCCACCCCCAGGTGCGCGATGCCCTGGCCTTGTTGCACACTACCGGGTCAGATGATTATCTGGTCGCTTACGTCGTCGCTGATAGCGACGCTCACAGCAACGACGACGCCGAACTCACCCAGGAACTGCGCCAGTTCTTGCGCCGCAGCCTGCCTGAATACATGCTGCCGCGCTACATCTTGCGCCTGCCGCATATCCCCCTCACGCCAACCGGCAAGGTAGATCGCCAGGCATTGCCCGCGCCCCACACCCACTCCGTCGCCGCCGCCGTCTACGTGGCTCCTCGCAACGATGTGGAACGCACCATCATTGAAATCTGGCAAGACGTCCTTGGCGTGGACAAGATAGGCATCAACGACAACTTCTTTGACCTGGGTGGACATTCGCTGCTGCTGGTCAATGTGTACGACAAACTGCAAGCCGCTTTTCAAAAATCATTTCCGCTGGTGGAAATGTACCGCTACGCCACAGTGCTGGCTCTGACCACCTACCTCTCCGGCAGCGACACTGATGACGGACACGGCAGCCAGGTGCAGGACCGCGCCAGCCGCCAAAAAGAGGCGCTGCGGCGGCAGCAACAGTTGGCGCAAAAACGAACACAGCGAGGGCGGTGA
- a CDS encoding SDR family NAD(P)-dependent oxidoreductase, whose amino-acid sequence MDKLVIPDPTTAIAIVGMAGRFPRAANIAEFWRNLYDGQECVTFFSDDELEHALIDPEERQAAHYVRAKAILKDIDRFDAAFFDFSPREAALTDPQHRLFLECAWEALENAGYVPDEFPGAIGVFAGAGANAYLMYNLAANGYLQGSIKTFQAFIHNKNDHLATRVAYKLNLHGPAVNVQTACSTSLVAVHLACQSLLTYQSDMCLAGGVTISHPQNAGYLYHEQGIGSPDGHCRPFDAAAQGTVAGSGAGIVVLKRYIDALEAGDHIYAVILGSAINNDGHIKVGYTAPSVDYQAQVIETAIALSGITADTIGYVEAHGTATPMGDPIEVAALSRAFEAAGSGDQKQFCALGGVKGNVGHLDTAAGVAGLIKTSLSLERQTLLPSLHFQQPNPLIRFAETPFFVNAERRAWNTPADTPRRAGVSAFGLGGTNAHVVLQEAPPRPPSDTGLPWKLLLLSAQSETALERATANLTAYLQQNPQVNLADVAYTLQVGRKAFTHRRMVAVQSAADAIDMLRTLAPDRVFSHVQEPEQRRVTFMFPGQGAQHIQMGRELYENASMSVFRQVVDECLALLRPLLDVDLGALLYPSPEAEEWASEALLQTQYAQPALFVIEYALARLWQSWGLQPQAMVGHSIGEYVAACLAGVMSLPDALKLVALRGRLIQSLSPGSMLSVPLAEAAVQPYLKDGLDLAAINGPALCVLSGPVARIDALEAALSAEKIICRRLHTSHAFHSRATESILDAFRAAVGQITLRPPQIPYLSNVTGGWITSDDATDPDYYARHIRQTVRFADNLTELLRDPDAVLLEVGPGRTLRTIARWHPDKQPNQFMYATLPHPQEPHPSLRFLLNTIGQLWLAGVSVDWAALYARECRHRLPLPTYPFERQRCWVDLPHVRGGISETIYQDLLRKKTDVADWFYLPLWQEAPLSPRSGQSSAEKVNWLFFLQRDAFAAAWERHLPRQLPASVQPIFVRPGSAFRALSRTEYEIRPRHAPDYDALLAALATQAAMPHTIWHGWSVSDEALSDQETLQRGLHSLTYLAQAIGRRQSDNPIQLLIISNHMQEVVGGDLRYPEKATLVGPCLVIPREYKQVRCRSIDIDWPLTAPWQAERLLAHLLREPDQMDAGIFTAYRHGRRWVKHYQPQSLTTRRASLKADGIYLITGGLGGLGLTFAHQFARQKPVRLVLTGRSAFPPRARWPAWLAEHDSTNPTVRQIRQLQEIEAQGSQVWIAQADVTNEAEMRQLLRDVQAAWGSPVQGVIHAAGVPAGGLIQLKTTDVIENVLAAKMQGTRALYKALQGQPLDFFVLCSSLTSIIGRLGQVDYTAANAFMDAFARYQHAQTGQFITSINWGAWDEVGMAVPPGQRPTPGASAVNGAASPQPSARPINHPLLERCLQETDAWQLFATDYSVDKHWVLDGHRILGHPVIPGVAYFEMVRAALDVHPRDYFVEFREALFLAPLRVRDREVREVRLLLEKREGEYAFSIRGDEAGKGAASSSERVFTAGRVRLRPAGPLRKYDIAAIRRKCNVRELILPAEEREEDLGPRWHSVQRVHLGVNEVLIELHMPDAFHRDFEEMVFHPALLDRAAGIAKNFLAHDDHYLPLTYNSLTIKAPLKPKIYSYARFRVEDSPDKETITFDIVLMDEEGYGLVEIERFTQKRVNDPGAEIRALADVALADAAPVDPSPDDDNARREISPAEGADALGRILGHAVAPRVIVSVRDLVASIKYTDEVVQDRLQEARQIGGTAVAPGGPRPNLNTPFVAPHSELEQNIAVVWREMLGIEEIGVNDNFFELGGDSLIGMELVSRLSKQLNTHIPAVNLFEGPTISALSRLISPDTAADTTLDDSESRGARRRERQAERRTRRERSR is encoded by the coding sequence ATGGATAAATTGGTTATTCCCGATCCCACCACAGCCATTGCCATTGTCGGCATGGCCGGACGTTTCCCGCGGGCGGCGAACATTGCTGAATTCTGGCGCAATCTATACGATGGCCAGGAGTGCGTCACCTTTTTCAGCGATGATGAGCTGGAACATGCGCTCATTGACCCTGAGGAACGTCAGGCTGCTCACTATGTCCGCGCTAAAGCCATCCTCAAGGATATTGACCGATTTGACGCCGCCTTCTTTGATTTTTCACCGCGTGAAGCGGCCCTTACTGACCCGCAACACCGCCTTTTCTTGGAGTGCGCCTGGGAGGCATTGGAAAATGCGGGCTATGTGCCCGACGAATTCCCCGGCGCCATCGGCGTCTTTGCCGGCGCCGGAGCCAATGCGTATCTGATGTACAACCTGGCTGCCAACGGTTATTTGCAGGGATCCATCAAGACCTTCCAGGCCTTCATCCACAACAAGAATGACCATCTGGCGACTCGCGTGGCTTACAAGCTCAATCTACATGGCCCGGCCGTGAATGTGCAGACAGCCTGCTCCACGTCCCTGGTGGCCGTACATCTGGCCTGCCAGAGTTTACTCACCTACCAGTCGGATATGTGCCTGGCTGGCGGTGTGACCATCAGCCATCCACAAAACGCGGGCTACCTCTATCACGAGCAGGGCATTGGTTCGCCGGATGGTCATTGCCGTCCATTTGATGCCGCGGCTCAGGGGACCGTTGCCGGCAGCGGCGCCGGCATTGTCGTCCTCAAACGGTATATAGACGCCCTGGAAGCCGGCGATCACATTTATGCCGTCATTCTTGGTTCCGCCATTAACAACGATGGCCACATCAAAGTGGGCTATACCGCTCCCAGCGTAGACTATCAGGCCCAGGTCATCGAAACCGCCATCGCCCTCTCCGGGATCACGGCGGACACCATCGGCTATGTCGAGGCCCACGGAACCGCCACCCCCATGGGCGATCCTATCGAAGTGGCCGCTCTCTCCCGCGCTTTTGAGGCTGCCGGCAGCGGCGACCAAAAACAATTTTGCGCTCTAGGCGGCGTTAAGGGTAACGTCGGCCACCTGGACACGGCTGCCGGCGTCGCCGGTCTGATCAAGACCTCCCTCAGCCTGGAGCGGCAGACGCTGCTCCCCAGCCTCCACTTCCAACAGCCGAACCCCCTCATCCGCTTTGCCGAAACGCCCTTTTTCGTTAACGCGGAACGACGCGCCTGGAACACGCCAGCGGATACGCCCCGACGCGCTGGCGTCAGCGCCTTTGGTCTGGGGGGAACCAATGCCCATGTGGTGTTGCAGGAAGCGCCCCCACGCCCACCCTCCGATACCGGTCTTCCCTGGAAACTGCTGCTCCTCTCGGCGCAGTCGGAGACCGCTCTGGAACGGGCCACCGCCAACCTGACGGCGTATTTGCAGCAAAATCCCCAGGTCAATCTGGCGGATGTGGCCTATACCTTGCAGGTGGGGCGCAAGGCCTTCACCCACCGCCGCATGGTGGCGGTGCAGAGCGCCGCCGACGCTATCGACATGCTGCGGACACTGGCCCCCGACCGCGTGTTTTCTCATGTGCAGGAACCAGAACAACGCCGCGTCACCTTTATGTTTCCCGGCCAGGGCGCGCAGCACATCCAGATGGGGCGCGAACTGTATGAAAACGCCTCAATGAGCGTTTTCCGCCAGGTCGTGGATGAATGCCTGGCCCTGCTCCGTCCCCTGCTAGACGTCGATTTAGGCGCGCTTCTTTATCCGTCTCCGGAAGCGGAAGAATGGGCCAGCGAGGCACTGCTACAGACCCAATACGCCCAACCTGCCCTCTTCGTTATTGAATATGCGCTGGCCCGCCTCTGGCAATCTTGGGGGTTACAGCCGCAAGCAATGGTCGGACACAGCATTGGCGAATACGTTGCCGCCTGCCTGGCTGGCGTCATGTCCCTGCCAGACGCGCTGAAACTGGTCGCTTTGCGCGGTCGCCTGATTCAATCGCTGTCGCCGGGCAGCATGTTGTCCGTACCCCTGGCCGAAGCCGCCGTGCAACCTTATCTAAAAGATGGCCTGGACCTGGCGGCTATCAATGGACCGGCCTTATGCGTTCTTTCCGGGCCTGTGGCGCGGATAGACGCGCTAGAAGCGGCGTTGAGCGCCGAGAAGATCATCTGCCGCCGCCTGCATACGTCTCATGCTTTCCACTCACGGGCAACGGAGTCCATTCTGGATGCCTTCCGCGCCGCCGTCGGCCAGATAACGTTGCGCCCGCCGCAAATCCCATATCTGTCAAACGTTACCGGCGGCTGGATCACGTCGGACGATGCAACGGATCCCGATTACTACGCGCGCCACATTCGCCAGACGGTGCGGTTTGCCGATAACCTGACCGAACTGCTGCGCGATCCAGATGCTGTTTTGTTGGAAGTCGGACCAGGGCGCACGCTGCGTACGATTGCCCGCTGGCATCCAGATAAGCAGCCGAACCAGTTCATGTATGCCACGCTACCCCACCCCCAAGAGCCGCATCCGTCCCTACGATTTTTGCTGAACACAATCGGGCAGTTGTGGCTGGCCGGGGTGTCGGTGGATTGGGCCGCTTTGTATGCCCGGGAATGCCGGCATCGCCTCCCTCTGCCTACCTATCCCTTTGAGCGCCAACGCTGCTGGGTTGACCTGCCCCATGTCCGCGGCGGCATCTCCGAGACGATATACCAGGATTTGCTGCGGAAGAAAACAGACGTGGCCGACTGGTTTTATCTCCCGTTATGGCAAGAAGCGCCGCTGTCACCGCGTTCTGGACAGTCTTCGGCGGAAAAGGTCAACTGGCTTTTCTTCCTCCAGCGTGATGCTTTCGCCGCCGCCTGGGAGCGGCACTTGCCGCGGCAGTTGCCCGCGTCCGTGCAGCCCATTTTCGTTCGCCCCGGCTCCGCTTTTCGCGCCCTTTCCCGCACGGAATATGAAATTCGCCCGCGGCACGCCCCAGACTACGACGCCTTGCTGGCGGCGTTGGCGACGCAAGCCGCCATGCCGCACACCATCTGGCATGGCTGGAGTGTCAGTGACGAGGCCTTGTCTGATCAGGAAACGTTGCAACGGGGCCTCCACAGCTTGACGTACCTGGCTCAGGCCATTGGCCGCCGGCAGTCGGACAACCCGATCCAACTGCTGATAATCTCTAACCACATGCAAGAAGTTGTCGGTGGCGACTTGCGTTACCCGGAAAAAGCAACACTTGTAGGGCCGTGTCTGGTGATCCCCCGCGAATACAAACAGGTGCGCTGTCGTTCCATTGACATTGATTGGCCGCTGACCGCGCCCTGGCAGGCGGAGCGCCTGCTGGCACATTTGCTGCGTGAACCGGATCAGATGGATGCCGGCATTTTCACCGCCTATCGTCATGGTCGCCGCTGGGTCAAGCATTACCAACCACAATCGCTGACCACCCGCCGCGCCAGCCTGAAGGCCGACGGCATCTACCTCATCACCGGTGGTCTCGGCGGCCTGGGCCTCACCTTTGCCCATCAATTCGCCCGCCAGAAGCCGGTGCGCCTGGTCTTAACAGGGCGCTCCGCCTTTCCCCCCCGCGCCCGGTGGCCCGCCTGGCTGGCCGAGCATGACAGCACCAACCCCACCGTCCGCCAGATTCGCCAGTTACAAGAAATTGAGGCGCAGGGCAGCCAGGTGTGGATTGCCCAAGCCGACGTGACCAACGAAGCGGAAATGCGCCAGTTGCTGCGGGACGTACAGGCGGCCTGGGGATCGCCTGTGCAGGGTGTCATCCATGCTGCCGGCGTGCCGGCAGGTGGCCTGATCCAGCTCAAGACGACGGACGTGATAGAGAATGTCCTCGCCGCCAAAATGCAGGGCACGCGCGCCCTTTACAAGGCTTTGCAAGGGCAGCCCCTCGACTTCTTCGTGCTTTGTTCCTCCCTCACTTCCATCATTGGTCGTCTTGGCCAGGTGGATTACACCGCCGCCAACGCCTTCATGGATGCCTTTGCCCGCTATCAACATGCCCAGACAGGCCAGTTTATAACGTCCATTAACTGGGGCGCCTGGGATGAAGTGGGCATGGCTGTGCCCCCCGGACAACGACCGACGCCGGGTGCGTCGGCGGTGAATGGGGCTGCGTCGCCCCAGCCTTCCGCCCGCCCGATCAACCATCCCTTGCTGGAACGATGTCTGCAAGAGACAGATGCGTGGCAGTTGTTCGCCACCGACTACAGCGTAGACAAACATTGGGTGTTGGATGGGCATCGCATCTTGGGCCATCCTGTTATTCCCGGCGTCGCCTACTTTGAAATGGTGCGCGCCGCCCTGGACGTACACCCGCGGGACTATTTCGTGGAGTTTCGTGAAGCGTTGTTCCTGGCCCCGCTGCGCGTGCGCGACCGCGAGGTACGCGAGGTGCGCCTGCTCCTGGAAAAACGGGAAGGGGAATACGCCTTCTCTATCCGCGGCGATGAGGCTGGCAAGGGCGCTGCCAGCAGCAGCGAGCGTGTCTTTACCGCCGGTCGCGTGCGTTTGCGCCCTGCCGGCCCTTTACGTAAATATGACATCGCCGCTATCCGCCGGAAATGCAACGTGCGGGAATTGATTTTGCCGGCAGAAGAGCGCGAAGAAGACCTCGGTCCCCGTTGGCACAGCGTACAACGGGTGCATTTGGGCGTGAACGAAGTGCTGATTGAACTGCACATGCCGGATGCTTTCCACCGCGACTTTGAAGAAATGGTTTTTCACCCGGCGTTGCTGGATCGCGCTGCCGGCATTGCCAAAAACTTCCTGGCCCACGATGACCACTATTTACCGCTGACCTACAATAGCCTGACGATCAAAGCTCCCCTAAAGCCCAAAATCTACAGCTACGCTCGCTTCCGCGTTGAAGACAGCCCCGATAAGGAAACTATCACCTTTGATATCGTACTCATGGATGAGGAAGGGTATGGCCTGGTGGAGATTGAACGCTTCACCCAGAAGCGCGTCAACGACCCTGGCGCCGAAATCCGCGCCCTGGCGGATGTCGCCCTGGCCGACGCCGCCCCGGTGGATCCCTCCCCTGATGACGACAACGCTCGTCGGGAAATCAGCCCCGCCGAAGGCGCGGACGCCCTGGGTCGCATTCTCGGCCACGCGGTGGCCCCGCGGGTGATCGTCTCCGTACGCGACCTGGTTGCTTCCATTAAGTATACCGACGAGGTCGTGCAGGATCGGCTGCAAGAAGCGCGGCAGATAGGTGGCACGGCTGTCGCACCTGGAGGCCCTCGCCCCAATCTCAACACGCCCTTCGTCGCGCCCCACTCTGAACTGGAACAAAACATCGCCGTTGTCTGGCGGGAGATGCTGGGCATCGAAGAAATTGGCGTTAACGATAACTTCTTTGAATTAGGCGGCGACTCTCTCATCGGCATGGAACTCGTTTCCCGCCTGAGCAAACAACTAAACACCCATATCCCGGCTGTCAACCTGTTTGAAGGCCCCACCATTAGCGCCCTCAGCCGCCTGATCAGCCCGGATACGGCTGCCGACACAACATTGGACGACAGCGAAAGCCGTGGTGCCAGACGGCGCGAACGGCAGGCGGAGCGCCGCACACGCCGTGAAAGGAGTAGATAA